The following are encoded together in the Bartonella schoenbuchensis R1 genome:
- a CDS encoding PemI protein: MHTTKLRKVGGSVMLSIPPALLDVLHLVENTEVGLTIDNGCLIVQPQIFPSYTLDELLAQCDPLADLSDEETEWLDAKPVSRELL; encoded by the coding sequence ATGCACACAACGAAATTGCGTAAAGTTGGAGGGTCAGTTATGCTTTCTATACCACCTGCATTACTTGATGTTTTACACCTCGTTGAAAATACTGAGGTTGGTTTGACTATTGATAATGGGTGTTTAATTGTACAACCTCAGATATTTCCTAGTTATACTCTTGACGAATTGTTAGCTCAATGTGATCCTTTGGCTGATCTGAGTGATGAGGAAACAGAATGGCTTGATGCTAAACCTGTTAGTAGAGAGCTCTTGTAA
- a CDS encoding DNA-binding protein produces MKDRNHDDAMAELFYNDSETAAATLDAILADGDQGELLVTLRQMAKAYGGVQTVAKAAELNPTQLYRTLSQKGNPELRSLIALLRTMGLRLAVQPLERSVPHI; encoded by the coding sequence ATGAAAGATCGTAACCATGATGATGCAATGGCTGAACTGTTCTATAATGATTCTGAAACGGCAGCAGCTACTCTTGATGCAATTCTAGCTGATGGCGATCAAGGTGAGCTACTTGTAACGCTTCGTCAAATGGCAAAAGCCTATGGTGGTGTTCAAACTGTAGCTAAAGCAGCTGAACTAAATCCAACACAGCTTTACCGTACACTCTCACAAAAAGGAAATCCCGAGCTCCGAAGCTTGATTGCTTTACTACGAACTATGGGGCTCCGGTTAGCTGTACAACCCCTTGAACGATCTGTTCCACACATCTAA
- a CDS encoding type II toxin-antitoxin system PemK/MazF family toxin codes for MKRGEIWLVSLDPSSGYEQKGTRPVLIVSPEAFNRVTKTPVVLPITSGGSFARTAGFAVSLMGMGLHTTGVIRCDQPRALDIGARKGKKLETVPVMIMNEVLAKLSTFLT; via the coding sequence ATGAAGCGGGGAGAAATTTGGTTAGTATCGCTTGATCCAAGTTCAGGATATGAGCAAAAAGGAACGCGTCCCGTGCTTATTGTATCACCAGAAGCATTTAATCGTGTGACTAAAACACCGGTTGTTTTACCCATTACAAGTGGGGGAAGTTTTGCAAGAACAGCGGGTTTTGCTGTTTCATTGATGGGAATGGGATTGCACACAACAGGTGTGATACGCTGTGATCAACCACGTGCTCTCGATATAGGAGCGCGCAAAGGAAAAAAACTAGAAACGGTTCCTGTCATGATTATGAACGAAGTATTAGCTAAGTTGTCAACATTCCTTACGTAA